A single window of Nocardioides baekrokdamisoli DNA harbors:
- a CDS encoding SDR family NAD(P)-dependent oxidoreductase — translation MSQTALVTGATAGIGLAFAQQLADQRYDLVLVARDAVRLEETAAELRTRGVQVEVLVADLNKRKELAKVEARVASKDTPIDLLVNNAGYGLKYRFIENSTDDEEGMLNVLVTAVMRLSHAAIVAMNERGSGGIINVSSVAGFLPRGTYSAAKAYVNSFTEWAHHEYAPAGITVMALCPGFTRTEFHGRMGVSQSSAPDWLWLDVNDLVATALKDFAKGKAFSIPSPQYKAIVGISKAVPKPILQRFQKLGRAAK, via the coding sequence ATGTCTCAGACTGCACTCGTGACCGGCGCAACCGCCGGCATCGGACTCGCCTTCGCCCAGCAGCTCGCCGACCAGCGATACGACCTTGTACTGGTCGCCCGCGATGCTGTCCGCCTGGAGGAAACCGCGGCCGAGCTGCGTACGCGCGGCGTCCAGGTCGAGGTCCTCGTGGCCGACCTCAACAAGCGCAAGGAACTCGCGAAGGTCGAGGCGCGCGTCGCATCCAAGGACACCCCGATCGACCTGCTGGTCAACAACGCCGGCTACGGCCTGAAGTACCGGTTCATCGAGAACAGCACCGACGATGAGGAAGGCATGCTCAACGTCCTTGTGACTGCGGTCATGCGGCTCTCCCACGCCGCGATCGTGGCGATGAACGAGCGCGGCAGCGGCGGCATCATCAACGTCTCCTCGGTCGCCGGCTTCCTCCCCCGGGGGACGTACAGCGCCGCCAAGGCGTACGTGAACTCCTTCACGGAATGGGCGCACCATGAGTACGCACCTGCGGGCATCACCGTGATGGCACTGTGCCCCGGCTTCACCCGGACGGAGTTCCACGGTCGCATGGGCGTGAGCCAGTCTTCCGCCCCGGACTGGTTGTGGCTGGACGTGAACGACCTGGTCGCGACGGCGCTCAAGGACTTCGCGAAGGGCAAGGCGTTCTCCATCCCGTCGCCGCAGTACAAGGCCATCGTCGGGATCTCCAAGGCCGTGCCGAAGCCGATCCTCCAGCGCTTCCAGAAGCTCGGCCGGGCCGCGAAGTAG
- a CDS encoding MarC family protein: MNTTLAVEVFVTLLVIMDPIGTVPIFLSLVSGRTRAAARTAAWQAVSVSLGVIVLFALFGQAILDYLGITLPAMQAAGGLLLLIVALELLTGDGGGINATGDANVALVPLGTPLMAGPGAIVATMLFTRRVGGVGDGLAVAVGILGVHLVVWLAMRFSLPILRLLRESGVLLVTKISGVLLSAIAVQMLANSIRAFIKA, translated from the coding sequence GTGAACACCACACTGGCCGTCGAGGTCTTCGTCACCCTGCTGGTGATCATGGACCCGATCGGCACCGTTCCGATCTTCCTGTCGCTGGTCAGCGGGCGGACCCGTGCCGCAGCGCGGACAGCCGCCTGGCAGGCGGTCAGTGTGTCGCTCGGCGTGATCGTGCTGTTCGCACTCTTCGGTCAGGCGATCCTGGACTATCTGGGCATCACGCTCCCGGCAATGCAGGCCGCCGGCGGACTGCTGCTGTTGATCGTCGCGCTGGAACTGCTCACCGGAGACGGTGGTGGCATCAACGCCACCGGCGACGCCAACGTCGCCCTCGTACCTCTGGGCACGCCGCTGATGGCCGGCCCCGGAGCGATCGTCGCCACGATGCTGTTCACCCGCCGGGTCGGCGGTGTCGGCGATGGTCTCGCCGTCGCGGTCGGCATCCTCGGGGTGCATCTGGTGGTGTGGCTCGCGATGCGTTTCTCGCTGCCGATCCTGCGTTTGTTGCGTGAGTCCGGCGTCCTGCTGGTCACCAAGATCTCGGGCGTACTCCTGTCGGCGATCGCCGTGCAGATGCTCGCCAACTCGATCCGAGCCTTCATCAAGGCCTGA
- a CDS encoding PHP domain-containing protein: MRVDLHTHSRVSDGTDSPAELVRAAKATGLDVVALTDHDTADGWDEAEAAAREVGITLVRGMEISTRFSGGGVHLLAYLPDATYEPLQDELARILGGRDNRLPLMVDKLRSLGIDLTEADVHAESGDATASGRPHVADALVRKGVVRDRKEAFDRYLASGAPGYVGRYAADLHDTIRLIDAAGGATVIAHPWGRSETARITESDLPALIEAGLSGIEVDHQDHDGPTRALLRAMAEAHGLIVTGSSDYHGTGKVDHDLGVNTTAPEAFEALLERAAAAAARSGRVVPEVVRP; the protein is encoded by the coding sequence ATGCGCGTCGACCTGCACACCCACTCCCGCGTGAGCGACGGCACGGATTCGCCGGCTGAACTCGTACGGGCGGCCAAGGCCACGGGCCTCGACGTCGTTGCGCTCACCGATCACGACACGGCGGACGGTTGGGACGAAGCCGAGGCGGCCGCCCGCGAGGTCGGCATCACTCTGGTCCGCGGCATGGAGATCAGTACGCGCTTCAGCGGCGGCGGCGTACACCTGCTCGCGTATCTTCCGGATGCGACGTACGAGCCGCTGCAGGACGAACTCGCGCGCATCCTCGGCGGTCGCGACAACCGTTTGCCGCTGATGGTCGACAAGCTCCGGAGTTTGGGGATCGATCTCACCGAGGCGGACGTGCATGCCGAGTCCGGCGACGCGACGGCCTCGGGCCGACCGCACGTGGCCGACGCCCTGGTGCGCAAGGGCGTCGTACGCGACCGCAAGGAGGCGTTCGACCGGTATCTGGCCAGCGGTGCTCCCGGCTATGTGGGCCGCTACGCGGCCGATCTGCACGACACGATCAGGCTCATCGACGCCGCCGGCGGAGCGACCGTGATCGCGCACCCCTGGGGTCGCTCCGAGACTGCTCGGATCACGGAGTCCGACCTGCCGGCACTGATCGAGGCGGGCCTGTCGGGGATCGAGGTTGACCATCAGGACCACGACGGACCGACGCGTGCGCTGTTGCGAGCGATGGCTGAGGCCCACGGCCTCATCGTCACCGGCTCGAGCGACTATCACGGCACCGGCAAGGTCGATCACGACCTCGGCGTGAACACCACCGCCCCCGAGGCTTTCGAGGCCCTGCTGGAGCGGGCAGCGGCGGCCGCCGCCCGGAGCGGACGGGTCGTGCCCGAGGTCGTACGACCGTGA
- a CDS encoding DUF6758 family protein: MPLTPGCPRCPTPVAQVGREVSCPEHGVLAPVWRTESATYDGFVDHLELAGDMPTLLPWPLGTAWNVGDFAVVPDAATLTAVRGPSDGGEVDVTLVIERPGTGLGARVAGTPDPADDLAYAPAHARVRIASQAISLWALDTGGTELDRTVLVGEHGGRWLWLILRPASALLLMGREWHLRDVSALGMSLVELPFGGPAGAW; this comes from the coding sequence GTGCCCCTCACACCCGGTTGCCCGCGCTGCCCCACCCCGGTCGCGCAGGTCGGCCGGGAGGTGTCCTGCCCCGAGCACGGCGTCCTCGCCCCGGTGTGGCGCACCGAGTCCGCCACCTATGACGGCTTCGTCGACCACCTCGAGCTCGCCGGCGACATGCCGACCCTGTTGCCATGGCCGCTCGGGACGGCGTGGAATGTCGGGGACTTCGCGGTGGTGCCGGACGCAGCAACCCTCACCGCGGTCCGCGGGCCGAGTGACGGCGGCGAGGTCGACGTGACGCTGGTCATCGAGCGACCGGGGACGGGTCTGGGTGCGCGGGTCGCAGGGACTCCGGATCCTGCAGATGACCTCGCGTACGCACCGGCGCACGCCCGCGTACGCATTGCGAGCCAGGCGATCTCGTTGTGGGCCCTCGACACCGGAGGCACCGAACTGGACCGTACCGTCCTCGTCGGTGAGCACGGTGGGCGATGGTTGTGGTTGATCCTGCGGCCCGCGTCCGCGTTGCTGCTAATGGGACGCGAGTGGCACCTGCGCGACGTTTCTGCGTTGGGGATGTCGCTGGTCGAGTTGCCGTTCGGCGGTCCCGCTGGCGCGTGGTGA
- a CDS encoding histidine phosphatase family protein, with protein MSLFVVRHGATEWSLSGQHTSRTEIPLLPDGEEEAADLGGFFEGQDFALVLTSPRQRARRTAQLAGFPDAEVDEDLREWDYGVYEGLTRDEILERDPHWTVWDGPTPDGETPAEITARLDRLMARVRGVDGDVLVFAHGHISRALAARWIDQPVALGRNFQLDTATVSVLGDDRGAPVIERWNA; from the coding sequence ATGAGCCTCTTCGTCGTTCGCCATGGCGCCACCGAGTGGAGTCTGAGCGGTCAGCACACGTCGCGTACCGAGATCCCACTGCTCCCGGACGGCGAGGAGGAGGCTGCGGACCTCGGCGGGTTCTTCGAAGGCCAGGACTTCGCCCTCGTCCTCACCTCGCCGCGGCAGCGGGCACGTCGCACCGCGCAGCTCGCAGGCTTCCCGGACGCGGAGGTCGATGAGGACCTGCGTGAGTGGGACTACGGCGTGTACGAAGGCCTCACCCGTGACGAGATCCTCGAGCGCGACCCGCACTGGACCGTCTGGGACGGACCGACGCCGGACGGTGAGACCCCAGCCGAGATCACAGCTCGACTCGATCGACTGATGGCCCGCGTACGCGGTGTCGACGGCGATGTCCTGGTGTTCGCGCACGGTCACATCTCGAGGGCACTGGCGGCGCGCTGGATCGACCAGCCGGTGGCCTTGGGACGCAACTTCCAGCTCGACACCGCCACGGTCTCAGTGCTGGGCGACGACCGCGGCGCACCGGTCATCGAGCGCTGGAACGCCTGA
- a CDS encoding HAD family hydrolase translates to MPAAVLFDMDGTLVDTEHLWLEVARTVATQAERPLAEDDLQHVLGRPIAHTAGYLHATGATGTLEDLTRDLDDGFTECVAREITPLPGVRGLLRELARAGVPTAIVSASERRVVDMVMDALGREFFTCSIAEGEAAASKPAPDPYLAAAALLGVDPRHCVAVEDTPLGVAAAEAAGCAVLAVPSAVPIALAHRRTVAPSLRGIDMHVLAAVLGPRAV, encoded by the coding sequence ATGCCAGCAGCGGTGCTGTTCGACATGGATGGGACGTTGGTCGACACCGAGCACCTGTGGCTCGAGGTCGCCCGCACGGTGGCGACGCAGGCCGAACGGCCGCTCGCCGAGGACGATCTGCAGCATGTGCTCGGACGGCCGATCGCACACACGGCCGGGTACCTTCATGCCACCGGCGCGACGGGCACGTTGGAGGACCTCACCCGGGATCTGGACGATGGCTTCACCGAGTGCGTTGCTCGCGAGATCACTCCGCTCCCGGGCGTACGCGGTCTGTTGAGGGAGTTGGCGCGGGCCGGCGTACCGACTGCGATCGTGTCGGCGTCGGAGCGGCGGGTCGTCGACATGGTCATGGACGCTCTTGGCCGCGAGTTCTTCACCTGCAGCATCGCCGAAGGGGAGGCCGCGGCGTCCAAGCCGGCGCCCGATCCGTACCTGGCCGCAGCGGCGCTCCTCGGTGTTGATCCGCGGCACTGCGTCGCCGTCGAGGACACCCCACTCGGCGTCGCTGCCGCCGAAGCGGCCGGCTGTGCGGTGCTCGCGGTCCCGTCAGCCGTACCGATCGCGTTGGCCCACCGTCGCACCGTGGCGCCGTCGCTACGCGGCATCGACATGCATGTCCTGGCTGCTGTCCTCGGGCCACGAGCAGTCTGA
- a CDS encoding ABC transporter ATP-binding protein, whose product MAQDLTETRPGNTVATASTSVEFVDVTRVFGKTTALAGFTLEIKPGELLALLGPSGCGKTTALRILAGFDNPTTGSVLVGGGDVTRIPVNKRDMGMVFQSYSLFPTMTARDNVAFGLQLRKQPATKRRQTAGELLELVGLGAHTDKYPHQLSGGQQQRVALARALAIQPRVLLLDEPLSALDAKVREQLRDEIRRIQTEVGVTTVIVTHDQEEALSMADRVAVMNAGRLEQCATPAELYARPATVFVAEFVGTMNHISGVAEDGGFVRVLGQRLQIDGAARAVGDPVKVLVRPEAVTVRAGGDWTVVGSNFRGATTRLLVSRDGEPPIRADVTVHQAADLPMGSPVTLMLADRPVLLAQ is encoded by the coding sequence ATGGCACAGGATCTGACCGAGACCAGGCCCGGCAACACGGTGGCAACTGCCAGTACGTCGGTGGAGTTCGTCGATGTCACCCGCGTCTTCGGCAAGACCACGGCACTCGCCGGGTTCACGCTTGAGATCAAGCCCGGGGAGTTGTTGGCGCTGCTAGGTCCTTCGGGCTGCGGCAAGACCACCGCGCTGCGGATCCTCGCCGGCTTCGACAACCCCACGACGGGGTCGGTGCTCGTCGGCGGGGGAGATGTCACCCGGATCCCGGTGAACAAGCGGGACATGGGGATGGTGTTCCAGTCCTACTCGCTGTTCCCGACGATGACCGCACGCGACAACGTCGCCTTCGGTCTCCAACTCCGCAAGCAGCCAGCGACCAAGCGCCGCCAGACAGCAGGCGAGTTGCTCGAACTGGTCGGTCTGGGCGCCCACACGGACAAGTACCCGCACCAGCTGTCGGGCGGCCAGCAACAGCGCGTCGCTCTGGCGAGGGCCTTGGCGATCCAGCCCCGCGTACTCCTGCTCGACGAGCCGCTGTCAGCCCTGGACGCGAAGGTCCGTGAGCAGTTGCGCGATGAGATCCGCCGGATCCAGACCGAGGTCGGCGTGACGACGGTGATCGTCACCCACGACCAGGAGGAGGCGCTGTCGATGGCCGATCGCGTCGCCGTCATGAACGCCGGGCGTCTCGAGCAGTGCGCGACGCCTGCGGAGTTGTACGCCAGGCCCGCCACGGTCTTCGTGGCCGAGTTCGTCGGTACCATGAACCACATCTCCGGCGTCGCCGAGGACGGCGGGTTCGTACGCGTCCTGGGCCAACGGTTGCAGATCGACGGCGCCGCCCGGGCGGTCGGCGACCCGGTCAAGGTACTGGTGCGGCCGGAGGCCGTGACCGTACGCGCCGGCGGTGACTGGACCGTTGTTGGAAGCAACTTCCGCGGCGCCACCACCCGGCTCCTGGTGAGCCGGGACGGTGAGCCGCCGATACGCGCCGACGTGACCGTTCACCAGGCGGCCGACCTGCCGATGGGGTCGCCGGTGACGCTGATGCTCGCCGATCGACCCGTCCTGCTGGCGCAGTAG
- a CDS encoding ABC transporter permease — protein sequence MAGQVTARRAQYARWAILGAAGVYFLLPMFAALWYAIYNDQNGFDLSVFTRMFHMPNFTQSFMLSVYLSVFTVVFTLVLMVPTALLLHLRMPRMRKAVDFACLLPLVVPPVVLVVGISTVLQWGPNSLAGTPFQSFMNWLQLSSFPGIGSVPVILVFAYMVMALPFTYRALDAGLKTSNITALVEAARSLGAGWLTVLLRIAVPALRTSILNSAFLAFALAFGEFTVASILNFVTFTPWILQYGQTDGQLSTALSIESLMIVWVILLVITAFGRQRTGQSLLRTRALALFTSQHLKDGA from the coding sequence ATGGCTGGACAAGTGACCGCCCGACGCGCGCAGTACGCGCGCTGGGCCATCCTCGGTGCTGCGGGGGTCTACTTCCTGCTGCCGATGTTCGCGGCGCTCTGGTACGCGATCTACAACGACCAGAACGGGTTCGACCTCAGCGTCTTCACCCGCATGTTCCACATGCCGAACTTCACGCAGTCGTTCATGCTCTCGGTGTACCTGTCCGTGTTCACCGTGGTCTTCACCCTGGTGCTGATGGTGCCGACGGCGTTGCTGTTGCATCTCAGGATGCCGAGGATGCGCAAGGCGGTCGACTTCGCTTGCCTGCTTCCTCTGGTCGTACCGCCGGTCGTCCTCGTCGTCGGCATCTCGACGGTCCTTCAGTGGGGGCCCAACTCTCTCGCGGGCACGCCGTTCCAGTCCTTCATGAACTGGTTGCAGTTGAGTTCGTTCCCCGGCATCGGCTCGGTGCCGGTGATCCTCGTGTTCGCCTACATGGTGATGGCGCTTCCGTTCACCTACCGGGCATTGGACGCAGGTCTCAAGACCAGCAACATCACCGCCTTGGTCGAGGCTGCTCGCAGTCTGGGTGCCGGTTGGCTGACGGTGCTGCTGAGGATCGCTGTGCCAGCGCTGCGTACCTCCATCCTCAACTCCGCGTTCCTGGCCTTTGCCCTGGCGTTCGGCGAGTTCACGGTGGCGAGCATCTTGAACTTCGTCACGTTCACGCCGTGGATCCTGCAGTACGGCCAGACGGACGGGCAGCTCTCCACGGCGCTGTCGATCGAATCGTTGATGATCGTGTGGGTCATCCTGCTCGTCATCACGGCCTTCGGCCGGCAGAGGACCGGGCAGTCGTTGCTTCGTACGAGGGCTCTTGCTCTCTTCACCTCCCAGCACCTCAAGGACGGCGCGTGA
- a CDS encoding ABC transporter permease, translated as MAITHAVGERPSSVAPRQLLRSVGGPWLGTVPFWAIYAVFFILPTGALLWLAFRQDAIKGTPAIPATTCGGILGCTPSPAVPGVPGQSAGFTLHYVDQALHGAFHDGLMNSLELSAVTAIIAAIAGVVLAWAVVSGSGWFKQLVLSASAVLANFGGVPLAFLFIATLDSSGGMLTHWLHGIGINLNFDLYSVHGVELVYLYFMVPLMVLVIAPAIEGLRPQWQEAAESLGAKTWHYWRYVAGPVLFPSFIGSVALLFCSAFSAYATAAALTAGTLVLTPLQIKNELSGNVLAGPDTQHIAAALALIMVLVVIPLTVVYQLMERRTAKWLDK; from the coding sequence GTGGCGATCACTCACGCTGTCGGGGAGCGGCCGTCATCGGTCGCTCCCCGACAGCTGCTCCGAAGTGTCGGCGGCCCGTGGCTCGGTACGGTTCCGTTCTGGGCCATCTACGCCGTCTTCTTCATCCTGCCGACCGGCGCGTTGCTCTGGCTCGCCTTCCGCCAGGACGCGATCAAGGGGACGCCGGCGATCCCGGCCACGACATGCGGCGGCATCCTGGGATGCACCCCGTCGCCTGCAGTTCCCGGCGTACCCGGACAGTCGGCGGGCTTCACGCTCCACTATGTCGACCAGGCTCTGCACGGCGCCTTCCACGACGGTCTGATGAACTCGTTGGAGCTGTCTGCGGTGACAGCGATCATCGCGGCCATTGCCGGAGTCGTCCTCGCCTGGGCCGTGGTGTCGGGCTCCGGTTGGTTCAAGCAGCTGGTCCTGAGCGCTTCCGCCGTCCTGGCCAACTTCGGCGGCGTGCCGCTGGCATTTCTCTTCATCGCGACGCTCGACAGCAGTGGTGGCATGCTCACGCACTGGTTGCACGGGATCGGGATCAACCTGAACTTCGACCTGTACTCGGTGCACGGCGTCGAGCTGGTCTATCTCTACTTCATGGTGCCGTTGATGGTGCTGGTGATCGCCCCCGCGATCGAAGGTCTGCGACCGCAGTGGCAGGAAGCAGCTGAGAGTCTGGGCGCCAAGACGTGGCACTACTGGCGCTACGTCGCCGGCCCGGTCCTGTTCCCCTCGTTCATCGGCTCGGTTGCGCTGCTCTTCTGCTCCGCGTTCTCCGCGTACGCCACCGCGGCCGCGCTCACGGCAGGGACTCTGGTCCTCACTCCGCTGCAGATCAAGAACGAGTTGTCCGGCAACGTCCTGGCCGGTCCCGACACCCAGCACATCGCCGCAGCGCTCGCCCTCATCATGGTGCTCGTCGTCATTCCGCTGACCGTGGTCTACCAACTCATGGAGCGGAGGACGGCGAAATGGCTGGACAAGTGA